A single window of Betta splendens chromosome 11, fBetSpl5.4, whole genome shotgun sequence DNA harbors:
- the tmem200b gene encoding transmembrane protein 200A, which yields MMSQKVRGVATNQPSWKPKPCFSLRGRKQKDSVIQGRLRIRSFPGAFLVLGVVVVVAGSALAVAGYWPDRLPRSSILGAAEQDNISESQTLGWTVQANSFLSTVNPIHSKRMKLLGPVIMGVGLFILICANTVLYENRDRETQMLLAQMRSVICSVSAAVPSADLKDIAATNSIAKHYHWVSSLPAAHVNILCLQQLASSEPLLQTRHLKNQEDSEEGLCQQKIFQTEALHHQESELSPSLYSSLTNSCNSSHTDFKSLSGAKYDGTAYIVQGAPFIKLNNCLAFDSSLSSLGMPAVDVLAAQQRRSHSISYRTKPYKSHTCVELKDEVHMPVREGEINVVSTNRQNNLQVFVNIPEQHVNVKEEQICGSWPRLDLGNGRRYLKLENKEDSVERLLDQLEHQRFQWDKSFGSGPFQ from the coding sequence ATGATGTCCCAGAAAGTCCGAGGTGTAGCAACAAATCAGCCATCCTGGAAACCAAAGCCTTGCTTCAGCTTGCGAGGCAGAAAGCAGAAAGACAGCGTGATTCAAGGCAGGCTTCGTATCCGCTCCTTCCCCGGGGCCTTCCTGGTGTTGggggttgttgtggtggttgcTGGCTCTGCTCTGGCTGTAGCGGGATATTGGCCTGACAGGTTACCAAGATCATCCATcctgggagctgcagagcaggacaaTATCTCAGAGTCACAAACTCTTGGTTGGACAGTACAAGCTAACAGCTTTCTATCCACAGTTAACCCCATCCACAGCAAACGAATGAAGCTGTTGGGGCCTGTCATCATGGGGGTGGGACTCTTCATCCTCATATGTGCCAACACAGTCCTATATGAGAACAGGGATAGAGAAACTCAGATGCTCCTTGCTCAGATGCGGAGTGTGATCTGTTCTGTATCTGCAGCTGTGCCCTCAGCAGACCTCAAAGACATAGCAGCAACCAACTCAATAGCCAAACACTACCACTGGGTAAGCAGTTTACCAGCTGCACATGTCAACATTCTTTGTCTGCAGCAACTGGCCAGCTCAGAGCCTCTGCTCCAGACCAGACACCTCAAAAACCAGGAGGACAGTGAGGAGGGTCTTTGCCAGCAGAAGATTTTCCAAACAGAAGCACTCCACCACCAAGAATCTGAGCTGTCGCCTTCTCTTTACTCCTCCCTCACTAACTCTTGCAATTCTAGTCACACAGACTTTAAATCACTGTCTGGTGCAAAGTATGATGGCACTGCTTACATTGTCCAGGGTGCCCCATTCATCAAGCTCAACAACTGCCTGGCTTTTGACAGTTCACTGTCCTCCCTTGGGATGCCTGCGGTGGATGTCCTAGCAGCCCAGCAAAGGCGCAGCCACAGTATCAGCTACAGGACTAAACCTTACAAATCTCATACTTGTGTGGAACTGAAGGATGAAGTCCATATGCCAGTAAGGGAGGGTGAAATAAACGTGGTCTCTACCAATAGGCAGAATAATTTACAGGTTTTTGTGAACATCCCTGAGCAACATGTAAATGTTAAGGAGGAGCAGATTTGTGGAAGCTGGCCTCGGCTAGACTTGGGCAATGGGAGACGATACCTGAAACTAGAGAACAAAGAGGACTCAGTGGAAAGACTGCTGGATCAATTGGAGCATCAGAGATTTCAGTGGGATAAGAGTTTTGGCTCCGGGCCTTTTCAGTGA
- the LOC114865967 gene encoding tRNA selenocysteine 1-associated protein 1-like isoform X5: protein MDEKFITRAFATMGEQVVNVRIIRNKMTGGALGYCFVEMTDEPTAERCLRKINGKPLPGANPPTRFKLNRATFGKQDTGQMYSLFVGDLTPEVDDGMLYEFFYNRYPSCRGGKVVLDSMGNSKGCGFVQFPDERLQKRALDECQGVVGLGGKPLRLSLAANNLRNRPPQQQQQSDKPWQSNSEYRHSYDQYSQYQQQAYPGYYSSWGYDQTGAGYGYNYQQYDYTQYPPPQESEAVQDDGVEEPNPELDVVEANRRFMETSEELYDALIDCHWHPAEFSVEEDYMASSFPESVYC, encoded by the exons ATGGATGAAAAGTTTATCACCAGAGCCTTTGCCACCATGGGCGAACAGGTGGTCAACGTGCGAATTATACGCAACAAGATGACAGG GGGTGCTCTGGGCTACTGTTTTGTGGAAATGACCGATGAGCCTACAGCAGAGAGGTGTCTTCGCAAAATCAATGGGAAACCTTTACCAGGCGCTAATCCG CCCACAAGATTTAAATTAAATCGAGCCACCTTTGGCAAACAAGATACTGG ACAGATGTATTCTCTGTTTGTGGGAGACCTGACTCCAGAGGTGGATGATGGGATGCTTTATGAGTTTTTCTACAATCGCTATCCTTCCTGCCGTGGTGGTAAAGTAGTTCTGGATAGCATGGGTAACTCCAA GGGCTGTGGCTTTGTGCAGTTTCCAGATGAGCGCTTGCAAAAGCGGGCATTAGACGAGTGTCAGGGTGTTGTGGGCCTGGGTGGTAAACCTCTACGACTCAGCTTGGCTGCTAACAA TTTAAGGAAtaggccgccgcagcagcagcagcagtcagacaAACCGTGGCAATCCAACTCAGAATACAGACACAGTTATGACCAGTACAGCCAGTACCAGCAGCAGGCCTATCCTGGGTATTACTCATCTTGGGGCTATGACCAGACTGGGGCAGGGTATGGCTACAACTATCAGCAATATGATTACACGCAGTACCCACCACCACAG GAAAGTGAAGCTGTTCAGGATGATGGGGTTGAAG AGCCCAATCCAGAGCTGGATGTGGTGGAGGCCAACAGGAGGTTTATGGAAACAAGCGAAGAGCTGTATGATGCTCTGATAGACTGTCACTGGCACCCAGCAGAGTTTTCTGTAGAAGAGGACTACATGGCTTCCAGCTTCCCAGAGTCTGTTTACTGCTAA
- the LOC114865967 gene encoding tRNA selenocysteine 1-associated protein 1-like isoform X1, translating into MSTLWMGNLEVYMDEKFITRAFATMGEQVVNVRIIRNKMTGVSSPRGALGYCFVEMTDEPTAERCLRKINGKPLPGANPPTRFKLNRATFGKQDTGQMYSLFVGDLTPEVDDGMLYEFFYNRYPSCRGGKVVLDSMGNSKGCGFVQFPDERLQKRALDECQGVVGLGGKPLRLSLAANNLRNRPPQQQQQSDKPWQSNSEYRHSYDQYSQYQQQAYPGYYSSWGYDQTGAGYGYNYQQYDYTQYPPPQESEAVQDDGVEEPNPELDVVEANRRFMETSEELYDALIDCHWHPAEFSVEEDYMASSFPESVYC; encoded by the exons ATGAGCACGTTATGGATGGGAAAC CTGGAGGTCTACATGGATGAAAAGTTTATCACCAGAGCCTTTGCCACCATGGGCGAACAGGTGGTCAACGTGCGAATTATACGCAACAAGATGACAGG TGTGTCATCACCCAGGGGTGCTCTGGGCTACTGTTTTGTGGAAATGACCGATGAGCCTACAGCAGAGAGGTGTCTTCGCAAAATCAATGGGAAACCTTTACCAGGCGCTAATCCG CCCACAAGATTTAAATTAAATCGAGCCACCTTTGGCAAACAAGATACTGG ACAGATGTATTCTCTGTTTGTGGGAGACCTGACTCCAGAGGTGGATGATGGGATGCTTTATGAGTTTTTCTACAATCGCTATCCTTCCTGCCGTGGTGGTAAAGTAGTTCTGGATAGCATGGGTAACTCCAA GGGCTGTGGCTTTGTGCAGTTTCCAGATGAGCGCTTGCAAAAGCGGGCATTAGACGAGTGTCAGGGTGTTGTGGGCCTGGGTGGTAAACCTCTACGACTCAGCTTGGCTGCTAACAA TTTAAGGAAtaggccgccgcagcagcagcagcagtcagacaAACCGTGGCAATCCAACTCAGAATACAGACACAGTTATGACCAGTACAGCCAGTACCAGCAGCAGGCCTATCCTGGGTATTACTCATCTTGGGGCTATGACCAGACTGGGGCAGGGTATGGCTACAACTATCAGCAATATGATTACACGCAGTACCCACCACCACAG GAAAGTGAAGCTGTTCAGGATGATGGGGTTGAAG AGCCCAATCCAGAGCTGGATGTGGTGGAGGCCAACAGGAGGTTTATGGAAACAAGCGAAGAGCTGTATGATGCTCTGATAGACTGTCACTGGCACCCAGCAGAGTTTTCTGTAGAAGAGGACTACATGGCTTCCAGCTTCCCAGAGTCTGTTTACTGCTAA
- the LOC114865967 gene encoding tRNA selenocysteine 1-associated protein 1-like isoform X2 yields MSTLWMGNLEVYMDEKFITRAFATMGEQVVNVRIIRNKMTGVSSPRGALGYCFVEMTDEPTAERCLRKINGKPLPGANPPTRFKLNRATFGKQDTGQMYSLFVGDLTPEVDDGMLYEFFYNRYPSCRGGKVVLDSMGNSKGCGFVQFPDERLQKRALDECQGVVGLGGKPLRLSLAANKNRPPQQQQQSDKPWQSNSEYRHSYDQYSQYQQQAYPGYYSSWGYDQTGAGYGYNYQQYDYTQYPPPQESEAVQDDGVEEPNPELDVVEANRRFMETSEELYDALIDCHWHPAEFSVEEDYMASSFPESVYC; encoded by the exons ATGAGCACGTTATGGATGGGAAAC CTGGAGGTCTACATGGATGAAAAGTTTATCACCAGAGCCTTTGCCACCATGGGCGAACAGGTGGTCAACGTGCGAATTATACGCAACAAGATGACAGG TGTGTCATCACCCAGGGGTGCTCTGGGCTACTGTTTTGTGGAAATGACCGATGAGCCTACAGCAGAGAGGTGTCTTCGCAAAATCAATGGGAAACCTTTACCAGGCGCTAATCCG CCCACAAGATTTAAATTAAATCGAGCCACCTTTGGCAAACAAGATACTGG ACAGATGTATTCTCTGTTTGTGGGAGACCTGACTCCAGAGGTGGATGATGGGATGCTTTATGAGTTTTTCTACAATCGCTATCCTTCCTGCCGTGGTGGTAAAGTAGTTCTGGATAGCATGGGTAACTCCAA GGGCTGTGGCTTTGTGCAGTTTCCAGATGAGCGCTTGCAAAAGCGGGCATTAGACGAGTGTCAGGGTGTTGTGGGCCTGGGTGGTAAACCTCTACGACTCAGCTTGGCTGCTAACAA GAAtaggccgccgcagcagcagcagcagtcagacaAACCGTGGCAATCCAACTCAGAATACAGACACAGTTATGACCAGTACAGCCAGTACCAGCAGCAGGCCTATCCTGGGTATTACTCATCTTGGGGCTATGACCAGACTGGGGCAGGGTATGGCTACAACTATCAGCAATATGATTACACGCAGTACCCACCACCACAG GAAAGTGAAGCTGTTCAGGATGATGGGGTTGAAG AGCCCAATCCAGAGCTGGATGTGGTGGAGGCCAACAGGAGGTTTATGGAAACAAGCGAAGAGCTGTATGATGCTCTGATAGACTGTCACTGGCACCCAGCAGAGTTTTCTGTAGAAGAGGACTACATGGCTTCCAGCTTCCCAGAGTCTGTTTACTGCTAA
- the LOC114865967 gene encoding tRNA selenocysteine 1-associated protein 1-like isoform X3, whose product MSTLWMGNLEVYMDEKFITRAFATMGEQVVNVRIIRNKMTGGALGYCFVEMTDEPTAERCLRKINGKPLPGANPPTRFKLNRATFGKQDTGQMYSLFVGDLTPEVDDGMLYEFFYNRYPSCRGGKVVLDSMGNSKGCGFVQFPDERLQKRALDECQGVVGLGGKPLRLSLAANNLRNRPPQQQQQSDKPWQSNSEYRHSYDQYSQYQQQAYPGYYSSWGYDQTGAGYGYNYQQYDYTQYPPPQESEAVQDDGVEEPNPELDVVEANRRFMETSEELYDALIDCHWHPAEFSVEEDYMASSFPESVYC is encoded by the exons ATGAGCACGTTATGGATGGGAAAC CTGGAGGTCTACATGGATGAAAAGTTTATCACCAGAGCCTTTGCCACCATGGGCGAACAGGTGGTCAACGTGCGAATTATACGCAACAAGATGACAGG GGGTGCTCTGGGCTACTGTTTTGTGGAAATGACCGATGAGCCTACAGCAGAGAGGTGTCTTCGCAAAATCAATGGGAAACCTTTACCAGGCGCTAATCCG CCCACAAGATTTAAATTAAATCGAGCCACCTTTGGCAAACAAGATACTGG ACAGATGTATTCTCTGTTTGTGGGAGACCTGACTCCAGAGGTGGATGATGGGATGCTTTATGAGTTTTTCTACAATCGCTATCCTTCCTGCCGTGGTGGTAAAGTAGTTCTGGATAGCATGGGTAACTCCAA GGGCTGTGGCTTTGTGCAGTTTCCAGATGAGCGCTTGCAAAAGCGGGCATTAGACGAGTGTCAGGGTGTTGTGGGCCTGGGTGGTAAACCTCTACGACTCAGCTTGGCTGCTAACAA TTTAAGGAAtaggccgccgcagcagcagcagcagtcagacaAACCGTGGCAATCCAACTCAGAATACAGACACAGTTATGACCAGTACAGCCAGTACCAGCAGCAGGCCTATCCTGGGTATTACTCATCTTGGGGCTATGACCAGACTGGGGCAGGGTATGGCTACAACTATCAGCAATATGATTACACGCAGTACCCACCACCACAG GAAAGTGAAGCTGTTCAGGATGATGGGGTTGAAG AGCCCAATCCAGAGCTGGATGTGGTGGAGGCCAACAGGAGGTTTATGGAAACAAGCGAAGAGCTGTATGATGCTCTGATAGACTGTCACTGGCACCCAGCAGAGTTTTCTGTAGAAGAGGACTACATGGCTTCCAGCTTCCCAGAGTCTGTTTACTGCTAA
- the LOC114865967 gene encoding tRNA selenocysteine 1-associated protein 1-like isoform X4 produces MDEKFITRAFATMGEQVVNVRIIRNKMTGVSSPRGALGYCFVEMTDEPTAERCLRKINGKPLPGANPPTRFKLNRATFGKQDTGQMYSLFVGDLTPEVDDGMLYEFFYNRYPSCRGGKVVLDSMGNSKGCGFVQFPDERLQKRALDECQGVVGLGGKPLRLSLAANNLRNRPPQQQQQSDKPWQSNSEYRHSYDQYSQYQQQAYPGYYSSWGYDQTGAGYGYNYQQYDYTQYPPPQESEAVQDDGVEEPNPELDVVEANRRFMETSEELYDALIDCHWHPAEFSVEEDYMASSFPESVYC; encoded by the exons ATGGATGAAAAGTTTATCACCAGAGCCTTTGCCACCATGGGCGAACAGGTGGTCAACGTGCGAATTATACGCAACAAGATGACAGG TGTGTCATCACCCAGGGGTGCTCTGGGCTACTGTTTTGTGGAAATGACCGATGAGCCTACAGCAGAGAGGTGTCTTCGCAAAATCAATGGGAAACCTTTACCAGGCGCTAATCCG CCCACAAGATTTAAATTAAATCGAGCCACCTTTGGCAAACAAGATACTGG ACAGATGTATTCTCTGTTTGTGGGAGACCTGACTCCAGAGGTGGATGATGGGATGCTTTATGAGTTTTTCTACAATCGCTATCCTTCCTGCCGTGGTGGTAAAGTAGTTCTGGATAGCATGGGTAACTCCAA GGGCTGTGGCTTTGTGCAGTTTCCAGATGAGCGCTTGCAAAAGCGGGCATTAGACGAGTGTCAGGGTGTTGTGGGCCTGGGTGGTAAACCTCTACGACTCAGCTTGGCTGCTAACAA TTTAAGGAAtaggccgccgcagcagcagcagcagtcagacaAACCGTGGCAATCCAACTCAGAATACAGACACAGTTATGACCAGTACAGCCAGTACCAGCAGCAGGCCTATCCTGGGTATTACTCATCTTGGGGCTATGACCAGACTGGGGCAGGGTATGGCTACAACTATCAGCAATATGATTACACGCAGTACCCACCACCACAG GAAAGTGAAGCTGTTCAGGATGATGGGGTTGAAG AGCCCAATCCAGAGCTGGATGTGGTGGAGGCCAACAGGAGGTTTATGGAAACAAGCGAAGAGCTGTATGATGCTCTGATAGACTGTCACTGGCACCCAGCAGAGTTTTCTGTAGAAGAGGACTACATGGCTTCCAGCTTCCCAGAGTCTGTTTACTGCTAA